The Alosa sapidissima isolate fAloSap1 chromosome 5, fAloSap1.pri, whole genome shotgun sequence genome has a window encoding:
- the LOC121709464 gene encoding zinc finger protein 541 isoform X3: MDEVVDLSHSSHRLTDVSDEVFMKASNTITKSERYQQAEHESVDRQKARNSSYECSFCGKVFGNTNALNKHLLTHQSDRPHVCSICQRAFKRHDHLTGHMLTHQKRKLFTCVEPGCQRSYCDTHSLKRHCLSQHGAQPKPMPSESTSTHSALHPAAQWEAKAVDAPSAQSNSDQTGYPTIYISAPKTVIQTNTQSASSDYHSYVNYNNYSGFSNVVRGLGVGQFTVESASQEKSLVGRDQWIPRTAKSVYAMSRDEVVTSQDMQGSSQWPVSLEPGPSSVNASEAATAQTYGADSLSDSCWENALNEFPVTDLQVLDSILSLQSSRETANCHNEERTVSSEDSSQAKQSPHTHITQGLTQVKKIKSETLPPWPISGHEFSSAADLPPPAPQTQLSVLEEMHAVPKMADKAKKRVRKKKITTDDVLPLPICHEESVSRRPRSRPGFLISPSQVAMASFSSESAPYLSLKKGGSVSVITRAEEGQESCERSDCGDLSEDSFSWAHPASSRAGDHVDSHSPESPTFVQHGQTVETTADELSGSQWSPQYSEKKSLSPLIIPVSVPVTKGSTENSIHQSFMLATEKAAQSVEGVGLKKTRRLESLKTLIIPTPRQPQQLLEQEALASLRFRATGCYLSQLRSPPYLAGQLMNPDLQLAPYTPPPMLSPLRPGSGLYFNKLPQQHPCPPLANSFISAMDRKDGICMVVDDTVVSIEPRINVGSRFQAEIPPLRNRLLMLYEEHPAQIVWLPWGDIASNTDTQDRVTEFLNMCCSSVLPGGGTNTELALHCLHEVQGDVLAALDLLLVRGDYRSSSHPLNDYHYTGSDFWSAQEKRVFRKAVITENKDFQRIQNMLQSKTVYQCVEYYYAMKKLKKFKQRTQEDKKEEGGLDSTESPTGPDDQQASRRGVQRSLTRQRPIQQLQTAADTSMEYTCEECGRGFQKVRSRSAHMKTHRHQERNCSMAYSWPACNRDAAQQAIPGGELPGTS; this comes from the exons ATGGATGAAGTCGTGGACCTCAGTCATTCTAGTCACCGCCTCACTGATGTCTCTGATGAAG TTTTCATGAAGGCTAGTAACACTATAACAAAGAGTGAGAGGTACCAACAGGCTGAACATGAATCTGTGGACAGACAGAAAGCCCGGAACTCCTCTTATGAGTGTTCTTTCTGTGGCAAAGTATTTGGGAATACAAATGCACTGAATAAACACCTTTTGACGCACCAGTCAGACCGGCCGCACGTCTGTTCCATCTGCCAGCGTGCATTTAAACGTCATGATCATCT GACAGGCCACATGTTGACACACCAAAAGCGGAAGCTGTTTACCTGTGTAGAGCCAGGCTGTCAGCGAAGCTACTGTGACACCCACTCCCTGAAACGCCACTGTCTGTCTCAGCATGGCGCTCAGCCCAAGCCTATGCCATCAGAGAGCACCTCCACCCACTCCGCCCTCCACCCTGCAGCACAGTGGGAAGCCAAGGCCGTGGACGCTCCAAGTGCGCAAAGCAACAGTGACCAAACTGGCTATCCTACGATTTACATTTCCGCCCCAAAAACGGTCATCCAGACCAACACCCAGTCCGCAAGCTCGGATTACCACAGCTATGTTAATTACAACAACTACTCAGGGTTTTCTAATGTGGTCAGAGGACTTGGAGTGGGTCAGTTCACGGTTGAGAGCGCCTCTCAAGAGAAGTCCCTGGTAGGCCGGGATCAGTGGATCCCAAGAACTGCCAAGAGTGTGTATGCCATGAGCAGAGATGAAGTGGTGACCTCTCAAGATATGCAGGGGTCTTCACAGTGGCCCGTGAGTCTGGAGCCAGGGCCGAGTAGTGTCAATGCATCAGAGGCTGCAACAGCACAGACTTATGGGGCGGACAGCCTGAGCGACTCCTGCTGGGAAAACGCGTTGAACGAGTTTCCTGTGACGGACCTCCAGGTCCTCGATAGCATCTTGTCATTACAATCGTCACGGGAGACGGCCAACTGTCACAACGAGGAAAGGACAGTGTCTTCGGAAGATTCCAGTCAAGCCAAACAGagtccacacactcacataaccCAAGGTCTTACCCAGGTCAAAAAGATAAAGTCAGAGACGTTGCCTCCGTGGCCCATCTCTGGCCATGAATTTAGCTCAGCAGCAGACCTCCCACCACCTGCCCCACAAACTCAATTAAGTGTATTAGAAGAAATGCATGCTGTCCCTAAAATGGCTGACAAGGCCAAAAAGAGAGTACGAAAGAAGAAGATCACAACTGACGATGTCCTTCCTTTGCCCATTTGTCACGAAGAATCAGTTTCCCGACGTCCACGGTCCCGCCCTGGGTTCCTTATATCTCCAAGCCAGGTAGCGATGGCTTCTTTCAGCTCAGAGAGTGCCCCCTACCTGTCTCTTAAG AAGGGAGGTAGTGTCTCTGTCATCACACGAGCAGAGGAAGGACAGGAGTCTTGTGAAAG GTCAGACTGTGGAGACCTCTCTGAAGATAGCTTTTCCTGGGCTCATCCTGCCTCCTCTAGGGCAGGTGACCATGTGGACTCTCACTCCCCAGAGTCACCCACCTTTGTTCAG CATGGTCAAACAGTGGAGACCACTGCTGATGAACTGTCGGGCTCCCAGTGGTCACCCCAGTATTCAGAGAAGAAGAGTCTATCACCCCTGATCATCCCTGTATCCGTACCTGTCACAAAAGGCTCAACGGAGAACAGCATTCACCAGAGTTTTATGCTAGCCACT GAAAAAgcagctcagtcggtagagggAGTGGGATTGAAAAAGACTCGCCGGCTGGAGTCGCTGAAAACCCTCATCATTCCCACCCCCCGTCAGCCCCAGCAGCTGTTAGAGCAGGAGGCCTTGGCCAGCCTGCGGTTCCGTGCGACAGGATGCTACCTAAGCCAGCTGCGCTCCCCCCCATACTTGGCTGGCCAGCTGATGAACCCCGACCTGCAGCTCGCCCCCTACACCCCCCCACCGATGCTGAGCCCGCTGAGGCCAGGAAGTGGCCTGTACTTCAACAAGCTGCCCCAGCAGCATCCCTGTCCACCCCTGGCCAATTCCTTCATCAGTGCTATGG ACAGAAAAGATGGCATCTGTATGGTAGTGGATGACACCGTTGTTAGCATAGAGCC GAGGATCAACGTGGGCTCACGCTTCCAGGCGGAGATCCCGCCCTTGCGGAACCGGCTGCTGATGCTGTATGAGGAGCACCCCGCCCAGATCGTCTGGTTACCATGGGGAGACATAGCCAgtaatacagacacacaagacAGAG TTACAGAGTTCCTGAACATGTGTTGTTCCAGTGTTCTCCCAGGAGGGGGAACCAACACGGAACTGGCCCTTCACTGCCTTCATGAAGTGCAAGGAGATGTTCTG GCTGCTCTTGATCTTCTTTTGGTCAGAGGAGATTATCGTTCCTCCTCACACCCCTTAAATGACTATCACTATACAG GGTCAGACTTCTGGAGTGCCCAAGAAAAGAGAGTCTTCCGCAAAGCTGTGATCACAGAGAATAAGGACTTCCAGCGTATTCAGAACATG TTACAGAGCAAGACAGTGTACCAGTGTGTTGAGTATTACTATGCCATGAAGAAACTCAAGAAATTCAAACAGCGTACTCAAGAAGATAAGAAGGAAGAAGGTGGACTAGACTCT ACAGAGTCGCCTACTGGTCCTGACGACCAGCAGGCCAGCAGAAGGGGGGTGCAGCGTTCCCTGACCAGACAAAGGCCTATACAGCAGCTGCAGACGGCTGCAGACACATCTATGGAGTACACCTGTGAGGAGTGCGGTCG
- the LOC121709464 gene encoding zinc finger protein 541 isoform X2 has product MDEVVDLSHSSHRLTDVSDEGLKINSTSEPFLHFTNFEEWQNQDVFMKASNTITKSERYQQAEHESVDRQKARNSSYECSFCGKVFGNTNALNKHLLTHQSDRPHVCSICQRAFKRHDHLTGHMLTHQKRKLFTCVEPGCQRSYCDTHSLKRHCLSQHGAQPKPMPSESTSTHSALHPAAQWEAKAVDAPSAQSNSDQTGYPTIYISAPKTVIQTNTQSASSDYHSYVNYNNYSGFSNVVRGLGVGQFTVESASQEKSLVGRDQWIPRTAKSVYAMSRDEVVTSQDMQGSSQWPVSLEPGPSSVNASEAATAQTYGADSLSDSCWENALNEFPVTDLQVLDSILSLQSSRETANCHNEERTVSSEDSSQAKQSPHTHITQGLTQVKKIKSETLPPWPISGHEFSSAADLPPPAPQTQLSVLEEMHAVPKMADKAKKRVRKKKITTDDVLPLPICHEESVSRRPRSRPGFLISPSQVAMASFSSESAPYLSLKGGSVSVITRAEEGQESCERSDCGDLSEDSFSWAHPASSRAGDHVDSHSPESPTFVQHGQTVETTADELSGSQWSPQYSEKKSLSPLIIPVSVPVTKGSTENSIHQSFMLATEKAAQSVEGVGLKKTRRLESLKTLIIPTPRQPQQLLEQEALASLRFRATGCYLSQLRSPPYLAGQLMNPDLQLAPYTPPPMLSPLRPGSGLYFNKLPQQHPCPPLANSFISAMDRKDGICMVVDDTVVSIEPRINVGSRFQAEIPPLRNRLLMLYEEHPAQIVWLPWGDIASNTDTQDRVTEFLNMCCSSVLPGGGTNTELALHCLHEVQGDVLAALDLLLVRGDYRSSSHPLNDYHYTGSDFWSAQEKRVFRKAVITENKDFQRIQNMLQSKTVYQCVEYYYAMKKLKKFKQRTQEDKKEEGGLDSTESPTGPDDQQASRRGVQRSLTRQRPIQQLQTAADTSMEYTCEECGRGFQKVRSRSAHMKTHRHQERNCSMAYSWPACNRDAAQQAIPGGELPGTS; this is encoded by the exons ATGGATGAAGTCGTGGACCTCAGTCATTCTAGTCACCGCCTCACTGATGTCTCTGATGAAGGTCTCAAAATTAACTCGACATCTGAACCTTTCTTGCACTTCACAAACTTTGAGGAATGGCAGAACCAAGATG TTTTCATGAAGGCTAGTAACACTATAACAAAGAGTGAGAGGTACCAACAGGCTGAACATGAATCTGTGGACAGACAGAAAGCCCGGAACTCCTCTTATGAGTGTTCTTTCTGTGGCAAAGTATTTGGGAATACAAATGCACTGAATAAACACCTTTTGACGCACCAGTCAGACCGGCCGCACGTCTGTTCCATCTGCCAGCGTGCATTTAAACGTCATGATCATCT GACAGGCCACATGTTGACACACCAAAAGCGGAAGCTGTTTACCTGTGTAGAGCCAGGCTGTCAGCGAAGCTACTGTGACACCCACTCCCTGAAACGCCACTGTCTGTCTCAGCATGGCGCTCAGCCCAAGCCTATGCCATCAGAGAGCACCTCCACCCACTCCGCCCTCCACCCTGCAGCACAGTGGGAAGCCAAGGCCGTGGACGCTCCAAGTGCGCAAAGCAACAGTGACCAAACTGGCTATCCTACGATTTACATTTCCGCCCCAAAAACGGTCATCCAGACCAACACCCAGTCCGCAAGCTCGGATTACCACAGCTATGTTAATTACAACAACTACTCAGGGTTTTCTAATGTGGTCAGAGGACTTGGAGTGGGTCAGTTCACGGTTGAGAGCGCCTCTCAAGAGAAGTCCCTGGTAGGCCGGGATCAGTGGATCCCAAGAACTGCCAAGAGTGTGTATGCCATGAGCAGAGATGAAGTGGTGACCTCTCAAGATATGCAGGGGTCTTCACAGTGGCCCGTGAGTCTGGAGCCAGGGCCGAGTAGTGTCAATGCATCAGAGGCTGCAACAGCACAGACTTATGGGGCGGACAGCCTGAGCGACTCCTGCTGGGAAAACGCGTTGAACGAGTTTCCTGTGACGGACCTCCAGGTCCTCGATAGCATCTTGTCATTACAATCGTCACGGGAGACGGCCAACTGTCACAACGAGGAAAGGACAGTGTCTTCGGAAGATTCCAGTCAAGCCAAACAGagtccacacactcacataaccCAAGGTCTTACCCAGGTCAAAAAGATAAAGTCAGAGACGTTGCCTCCGTGGCCCATCTCTGGCCATGAATTTAGCTCAGCAGCAGACCTCCCACCACCTGCCCCACAAACTCAATTAAGTGTATTAGAAGAAATGCATGCTGTCCCTAAAATGGCTGACAAGGCCAAAAAGAGAGTACGAAAGAAGAAGATCACAACTGACGATGTCCTTCCTTTGCCCATTTGTCACGAAGAATCAGTTTCCCGACGTCCACGGTCCCGCCCTGGGTTCCTTATATCTCCAAGCCAGGTAGCGATGGCTTCTTTCAGCTCAGAGAGTGCCCCCTACCTGTCTCTTAAG GGAGGTAGTGTCTCTGTCATCACACGAGCAGAGGAAGGACAGGAGTCTTGTGAAAG GTCAGACTGTGGAGACCTCTCTGAAGATAGCTTTTCCTGGGCTCATCCTGCCTCCTCTAGGGCAGGTGACCATGTGGACTCTCACTCCCCAGAGTCACCCACCTTTGTTCAG CATGGTCAAACAGTGGAGACCACTGCTGATGAACTGTCGGGCTCCCAGTGGTCACCCCAGTATTCAGAGAAGAAGAGTCTATCACCCCTGATCATCCCTGTATCCGTACCTGTCACAAAAGGCTCAACGGAGAACAGCATTCACCAGAGTTTTATGCTAGCCACT GAAAAAgcagctcagtcggtagagggAGTGGGATTGAAAAAGACTCGCCGGCTGGAGTCGCTGAAAACCCTCATCATTCCCACCCCCCGTCAGCCCCAGCAGCTGTTAGAGCAGGAGGCCTTGGCCAGCCTGCGGTTCCGTGCGACAGGATGCTACCTAAGCCAGCTGCGCTCCCCCCCATACTTGGCTGGCCAGCTGATGAACCCCGACCTGCAGCTCGCCCCCTACACCCCCCCACCGATGCTGAGCCCGCTGAGGCCAGGAAGTGGCCTGTACTTCAACAAGCTGCCCCAGCAGCATCCCTGTCCACCCCTGGCCAATTCCTTCATCAGTGCTATGG ACAGAAAAGATGGCATCTGTATGGTAGTGGATGACACCGTTGTTAGCATAGAGCC GAGGATCAACGTGGGCTCACGCTTCCAGGCGGAGATCCCGCCCTTGCGGAACCGGCTGCTGATGCTGTATGAGGAGCACCCCGCCCAGATCGTCTGGTTACCATGGGGAGACATAGCCAgtaatacagacacacaagacAGAG TTACAGAGTTCCTGAACATGTGTTGTTCCAGTGTTCTCCCAGGAGGGGGAACCAACACGGAACTGGCCCTTCACTGCCTTCATGAAGTGCAAGGAGATGTTCTG GCTGCTCTTGATCTTCTTTTGGTCAGAGGAGATTATCGTTCCTCCTCACACCCCTTAAATGACTATCACTATACAG GGTCAGACTTCTGGAGTGCCCAAGAAAAGAGAGTCTTCCGCAAAGCTGTGATCACAGAGAATAAGGACTTCCAGCGTATTCAGAACATG TTACAGAGCAAGACAGTGTACCAGTGTGTTGAGTATTACTATGCCATGAAGAAACTCAAGAAATTCAAACAGCGTACTCAAGAAGATAAGAAGGAAGAAGGTGGACTAGACTCT ACAGAGTCGCCTACTGGTCCTGACGACCAGCAGGCCAGCAGAAGGGGGGTGCAGCGTTCCCTGACCAGACAAAGGCCTATACAGCAGCTGCAGACGGCTGCAGACACATCTATGGAGTACACCTGTGAGGAGTGCGGTCG
- the LOC121709464 gene encoding zinc finger protein 541 isoform X1 — MDEVVDLSHSSHRLTDVSDEGLKINSTSEPFLHFTNFEEWQNQDVFMKASNTITKSERYQQAEHESVDRQKARNSSYECSFCGKVFGNTNALNKHLLTHQSDRPHVCSICQRAFKRHDHLTGHMLTHQKRKLFTCVEPGCQRSYCDTHSLKRHCLSQHGAQPKPMPSESTSTHSALHPAAQWEAKAVDAPSAQSNSDQTGYPTIYISAPKTVIQTNTQSASSDYHSYVNYNNYSGFSNVVRGLGVGQFTVESASQEKSLVGRDQWIPRTAKSVYAMSRDEVVTSQDMQGSSQWPVSLEPGPSSVNASEAATAQTYGADSLSDSCWENALNEFPVTDLQVLDSILSLQSSRETANCHNEERTVSSEDSSQAKQSPHTHITQGLTQVKKIKSETLPPWPISGHEFSSAADLPPPAPQTQLSVLEEMHAVPKMADKAKKRVRKKKITTDDVLPLPICHEESVSRRPRSRPGFLISPSQVAMASFSSESAPYLSLKKGGSVSVITRAEEGQESCERSDCGDLSEDSFSWAHPASSRAGDHVDSHSPESPTFVQHGQTVETTADELSGSQWSPQYSEKKSLSPLIIPVSVPVTKGSTENSIHQSFMLATEKAAQSVEGVGLKKTRRLESLKTLIIPTPRQPQQLLEQEALASLRFRATGCYLSQLRSPPYLAGQLMNPDLQLAPYTPPPMLSPLRPGSGLYFNKLPQQHPCPPLANSFISAMDRKDGICMVVDDTVVSIEPRINVGSRFQAEIPPLRNRLLMLYEEHPAQIVWLPWGDIASNTDTQDRVTEFLNMCCSSVLPGGGTNTELALHCLHEVQGDVLAALDLLLVRGDYRSSSHPLNDYHYTGSDFWSAQEKRVFRKAVITENKDFQRIQNMLQSKTVYQCVEYYYAMKKLKKFKQRTQEDKKEEGGLDSTESPTGPDDQQASRRGVQRSLTRQRPIQQLQTAADTSMEYTCEECGRGFQKVRSRSAHMKTHRHQERNCSMAYSWPACNRDAAQQAIPGGELPGTS; from the exons ATGGATGAAGTCGTGGACCTCAGTCATTCTAGTCACCGCCTCACTGATGTCTCTGATGAAGGTCTCAAAATTAACTCGACATCTGAACCTTTCTTGCACTTCACAAACTTTGAGGAATGGCAGAACCAAGATG TTTTCATGAAGGCTAGTAACACTATAACAAAGAGTGAGAGGTACCAACAGGCTGAACATGAATCTGTGGACAGACAGAAAGCCCGGAACTCCTCTTATGAGTGTTCTTTCTGTGGCAAAGTATTTGGGAATACAAATGCACTGAATAAACACCTTTTGACGCACCAGTCAGACCGGCCGCACGTCTGTTCCATCTGCCAGCGTGCATTTAAACGTCATGATCATCT GACAGGCCACATGTTGACACACCAAAAGCGGAAGCTGTTTACCTGTGTAGAGCCAGGCTGTCAGCGAAGCTACTGTGACACCCACTCCCTGAAACGCCACTGTCTGTCTCAGCATGGCGCTCAGCCCAAGCCTATGCCATCAGAGAGCACCTCCACCCACTCCGCCCTCCACCCTGCAGCACAGTGGGAAGCCAAGGCCGTGGACGCTCCAAGTGCGCAAAGCAACAGTGACCAAACTGGCTATCCTACGATTTACATTTCCGCCCCAAAAACGGTCATCCAGACCAACACCCAGTCCGCAAGCTCGGATTACCACAGCTATGTTAATTACAACAACTACTCAGGGTTTTCTAATGTGGTCAGAGGACTTGGAGTGGGTCAGTTCACGGTTGAGAGCGCCTCTCAAGAGAAGTCCCTGGTAGGCCGGGATCAGTGGATCCCAAGAACTGCCAAGAGTGTGTATGCCATGAGCAGAGATGAAGTGGTGACCTCTCAAGATATGCAGGGGTCTTCACAGTGGCCCGTGAGTCTGGAGCCAGGGCCGAGTAGTGTCAATGCATCAGAGGCTGCAACAGCACAGACTTATGGGGCGGACAGCCTGAGCGACTCCTGCTGGGAAAACGCGTTGAACGAGTTTCCTGTGACGGACCTCCAGGTCCTCGATAGCATCTTGTCATTACAATCGTCACGGGAGACGGCCAACTGTCACAACGAGGAAAGGACAGTGTCTTCGGAAGATTCCAGTCAAGCCAAACAGagtccacacactcacataaccCAAGGTCTTACCCAGGTCAAAAAGATAAAGTCAGAGACGTTGCCTCCGTGGCCCATCTCTGGCCATGAATTTAGCTCAGCAGCAGACCTCCCACCACCTGCCCCACAAACTCAATTAAGTGTATTAGAAGAAATGCATGCTGTCCCTAAAATGGCTGACAAGGCCAAAAAGAGAGTACGAAAGAAGAAGATCACAACTGACGATGTCCTTCCTTTGCCCATTTGTCACGAAGAATCAGTTTCCCGACGTCCACGGTCCCGCCCTGGGTTCCTTATATCTCCAAGCCAGGTAGCGATGGCTTCTTTCAGCTCAGAGAGTGCCCCCTACCTGTCTCTTAAG AAGGGAGGTAGTGTCTCTGTCATCACACGAGCAGAGGAAGGACAGGAGTCTTGTGAAAG GTCAGACTGTGGAGACCTCTCTGAAGATAGCTTTTCCTGGGCTCATCCTGCCTCCTCTAGGGCAGGTGACCATGTGGACTCTCACTCCCCAGAGTCACCCACCTTTGTTCAG CATGGTCAAACAGTGGAGACCACTGCTGATGAACTGTCGGGCTCCCAGTGGTCACCCCAGTATTCAGAGAAGAAGAGTCTATCACCCCTGATCATCCCTGTATCCGTACCTGTCACAAAAGGCTCAACGGAGAACAGCATTCACCAGAGTTTTATGCTAGCCACT GAAAAAgcagctcagtcggtagagggAGTGGGATTGAAAAAGACTCGCCGGCTGGAGTCGCTGAAAACCCTCATCATTCCCACCCCCCGTCAGCCCCAGCAGCTGTTAGAGCAGGAGGCCTTGGCCAGCCTGCGGTTCCGTGCGACAGGATGCTACCTAAGCCAGCTGCGCTCCCCCCCATACTTGGCTGGCCAGCTGATGAACCCCGACCTGCAGCTCGCCCCCTACACCCCCCCACCGATGCTGAGCCCGCTGAGGCCAGGAAGTGGCCTGTACTTCAACAAGCTGCCCCAGCAGCATCCCTGTCCACCCCTGGCCAATTCCTTCATCAGTGCTATGG ACAGAAAAGATGGCATCTGTATGGTAGTGGATGACACCGTTGTTAGCATAGAGCC GAGGATCAACGTGGGCTCACGCTTCCAGGCGGAGATCCCGCCCTTGCGGAACCGGCTGCTGATGCTGTATGAGGAGCACCCCGCCCAGATCGTCTGGTTACCATGGGGAGACATAGCCAgtaatacagacacacaagacAGAG TTACAGAGTTCCTGAACATGTGTTGTTCCAGTGTTCTCCCAGGAGGGGGAACCAACACGGAACTGGCCCTTCACTGCCTTCATGAAGTGCAAGGAGATGTTCTG GCTGCTCTTGATCTTCTTTTGGTCAGAGGAGATTATCGTTCCTCCTCACACCCCTTAAATGACTATCACTATACAG GGTCAGACTTCTGGAGTGCCCAAGAAAAGAGAGTCTTCCGCAAAGCTGTGATCACAGAGAATAAGGACTTCCAGCGTATTCAGAACATG TTACAGAGCAAGACAGTGTACCAGTGTGTTGAGTATTACTATGCCATGAAGAAACTCAAGAAATTCAAACAGCGTACTCAAGAAGATAAGAAGGAAGAAGGTGGACTAGACTCT ACAGAGTCGCCTACTGGTCCTGACGACCAGCAGGCCAGCAGAAGGGGGGTGCAGCGTTCCCTGACCAGACAAAGGCCTATACAGCAGCTGCAGACGGCTGCAGACACATCTATGGAGTACACCTGTGAGGAGTGCGGTCG
- the LOC121709464 gene encoding zinc finger protein 541 isoform X6 translates to MDEVVDLSHSSHRLTDVSDEESVSRRPRSRPGFLISPSQVAMASFSSESAPYLSLKKGGSVSVITRAEEGQESCERSDCGDLSEDSFSWAHPASSRAGDHVDSHSPESPTFVQHGQTVETTADELSGSQWSPQYSEKKSLSPLIIPVSVPVTKGSTENSIHQSFMLATEKAAQSVEGVGLKKTRRLESLKTLIIPTPRQPQQLLEQEALASLRFRATGCYLSQLRSPPYLAGQLMNPDLQLAPYTPPPMLSPLRPGSGLYFNKLPQQHPCPPLANSFISAMDRKDGICMVVDDTVVSIEPRINVGSRFQAEIPPLRNRLLMLYEEHPAQIVWLPWGDIASNTDTQDRVTEFLNMCCSSVLPGGGTNTELALHCLHEVQGDVLAALDLLLVRGDYRSSSHPLNDYHYTGSDFWSAQEKRVFRKAVITENKDFQRIQNMLQSKTVYQCVEYYYAMKKLKKFKQRTQEDKKEEGGLDSTESPTGPDDQQASRRGVQRSLTRQRPIQQLQTAADTSMEYTCEECGRGFQKVRSRSAHMKTHRHQERNCSMAYSWPACNRDAAQQAIPGGELPGTS, encoded by the exons ATGGATGAAGTCGTGGACCTCAGTCATTCTAGTCACCGCCTCACTGATGTCTCTGATGAAG AATCAGTTTCCCGACGTCCACGGTCCCGCCCTGGGTTCCTTATATCTCCAAGCCAGGTAGCGATGGCTTCTTTCAGCTCAGAGAGTGCCCCCTACCTGTCTCTTAAG AAGGGAGGTAGTGTCTCTGTCATCACACGAGCAGAGGAAGGACAGGAGTCTTGTGAAAG GTCAGACTGTGGAGACCTCTCTGAAGATAGCTTTTCCTGGGCTCATCCTGCCTCCTCTAGGGCAGGTGACCATGTGGACTCTCACTCCCCAGAGTCACCCACCTTTGTTCAG CATGGTCAAACAGTGGAGACCACTGCTGATGAACTGTCGGGCTCCCAGTGGTCACCCCAGTATTCAGAGAAGAAGAGTCTATCACCCCTGATCATCCCTGTATCCGTACCTGTCACAAAAGGCTCAACGGAGAACAGCATTCACCAGAGTTTTATGCTAGCCACT GAAAAAgcagctcagtcggtagagggAGTGGGATTGAAAAAGACTCGCCGGCTGGAGTCGCTGAAAACCCTCATCATTCCCACCCCCCGTCAGCCCCAGCAGCTGTTAGAGCAGGAGGCCTTGGCCAGCCTGCGGTTCCGTGCGACAGGATGCTACCTAAGCCAGCTGCGCTCCCCCCCATACTTGGCTGGCCAGCTGATGAACCCCGACCTGCAGCTCGCCCCCTACACCCCCCCACCGATGCTGAGCCCGCTGAGGCCAGGAAGTGGCCTGTACTTCAACAAGCTGCCCCAGCAGCATCCCTGTCCACCCCTGGCCAATTCCTTCATCAGTGCTATGG ACAGAAAAGATGGCATCTGTATGGTAGTGGATGACACCGTTGTTAGCATAGAGCC GAGGATCAACGTGGGCTCACGCTTCCAGGCGGAGATCCCGCCCTTGCGGAACCGGCTGCTGATGCTGTATGAGGAGCACCCCGCCCAGATCGTCTGGTTACCATGGGGAGACATAGCCAgtaatacagacacacaagacAGAG TTACAGAGTTCCTGAACATGTGTTGTTCCAGTGTTCTCCCAGGAGGGGGAACCAACACGGAACTGGCCCTTCACTGCCTTCATGAAGTGCAAGGAGATGTTCTG GCTGCTCTTGATCTTCTTTTGGTCAGAGGAGATTATCGTTCCTCCTCACACCCCTTAAATGACTATCACTATACAG GGTCAGACTTCTGGAGTGCCCAAGAAAAGAGAGTCTTCCGCAAAGCTGTGATCACAGAGAATAAGGACTTCCAGCGTATTCAGAACATG TTACAGAGCAAGACAGTGTACCAGTGTGTTGAGTATTACTATGCCATGAAGAAACTCAAGAAATTCAAACAGCGTACTCAAGAAGATAAGAAGGAAGAAGGTGGACTAGACTCT ACAGAGTCGCCTACTGGTCCTGACGACCAGCAGGCCAGCAGAAGGGGGGTGCAGCGTTCCCTGACCAGACAAAGGCCTATACAGCAGCTGCAGACGGCTGCAGACACATCTATGGAGTACACCTGTGAGGAGTGCGGTCG